Genomic window (Helicoverpa zea isolate HzStark_Cry1AcR chromosome 9, ilHelZeax1.1, whole genome shotgun sequence):
TATTTTTTGGCAGTCGAAACAGAAGACTCGAGCGCACTCGTTCCCATCGATGAACTGGCAGAAGCGTCAGTTCATACACGAGCTGTGCGAACACTTCGGTTGTGAGAGCGTCGCCTACGATGCCGAGCCCAATAGGAACGTTGTAGCCACTGCTGATAAAGAGAAGGTAAGTCGAATAAAACTGGTCTTGCTTTGCATTCGAAattcgattttataataataataatgtcgggacaccttttcacacaagGTCGGTTAACCCCATagtaagttaattaattaagtgtTATTATGGGTGGTAACACAACTGAAAAACTACATTTagcaataaatacaatataaatacatataacacccagaccacggccatcAAGCAtgttcatcacacaaatatcgaccgaaccgaAAATCGAACCTGGGACCTAAGGACCATCGACATTGCGCCATTGAGGTCGTCGTTTTCTTTTTATGGAAATTTAACTTGCTATCTTCTTGCAGTCGTGGCTGCCAGCAATGAGTGTATTGGAGGTGTTGGCTCGAGAGGCCGGCAAGCGGCGCGTGCCCGGCCCCGTGctgcgcgcgccgcccgccgccgcgcccgcgcccgcgcccgcgcactCCACGCAGCACGCGCCCTCCAAGTATGTATACTGCGGCGCTGAGCTGCTGCCAGtcaaagtccggttaagcagtacacggctgaactgcgagatgacATAGCAAAAAAATACTGCTGCCAGTGCTGCACGAGCAGGCAACAGGCGGCCCCGTCGAAACGGAACGTTTTATTGGAAAAGGGAGGGTTTTGTCCGGGGGGGAATTGAGAGTCCGATACCCACACTCATACCATCCCACCTCGGTCCTTTACGCGTCCTTAATACTTCCCGGCTTAATAAACCAACGCAAATGCCGCAGCCAGGGTCTACCACATCTCAGCATTCCCAGACCTCTAACAATGAACCTCTTTACAGATCAACGGGCGGCTGGGCGACACTCACGTCCACGAACGCTTGGGCGGCCCGCAGCCAGCCGAAGCCACAGCCGGCAGCCGCGCCACCCGCCGAGAAGATCGACTACTTCGACAACCCGCCTGACAACTAGGCCAATTAGCTCAAATTATATAGCTTAGTCGTACACTCAGTGCTTATtatgtcaaaataatttactacaTTTATTTATGGGGATCAAAATTCTGGCCAGGCGCCATTTTGTAACTAATTTGGTCTATGGAACGTGTGTTGggaccacggagaacaaaatgactagcggagaagtcataacggaaaattttcaaagaaaatagcACGCCGAAATGCATGTGTTCGGGAACGTTACTAACTCCGCCCTTATACGTCTTCTTCGTAACCCGCTAAATTTTTCAAAAACCCAATCGCCAattaatcaagaccaatctgtTCACAGATATGTCTAGATACCCAAACTTTCGTTCTAATAACTTATCGTTTTGGTCACGCCTATCGCACGCTACGTGACCTCCAAGAAGCCACCTATATGCCTTATGgaatctccgctcatctttccttcctccatggtTGGGACGTTCAATTCGAAGTGTTCTCAATTTGAAATCGCTGGGAGGGTATTCTCGTCAGATATCAGAGCAAGTAAATTGTTGGGAAACAACTGGTTATTTATTGAGTTGAGATTGTGTTCATTAGAAAATGTTGTAGCATGTTCGAACAGTGGAATCATATGACTATGAATGAATTTTAGGTTCAGAATCGAAGGTAACTCTGTCTTATATACCCAGTGGTGATTGTAAtctacttaaattatttttgatgtaatcaatttattaatcccgcacaaataattttcaatgaTGAATATACGATGTTCTCCTAATTACTTATTGatttaacaaattttattcgTGTTTACGATATGAtacgattttattttctttacttttttctGCGCTGAGTGTACTTTAACAGACAATAGAgtcaattttataattgtttactATTCTTATTGTAATGTATTGTACACTaaatcaaaatatcaaataGTTAATGTATAGAGTTTTCTAATGGGGCAACTATATTCGGCGTATTGTATGAATTTATCGCACGGCAGGAAAGTCTGCTTTTcgcataattaaattaaaacatgtaTGCATAATCTCTAAATTGTAATATCTTGTACATATCAGCGGTTCTCGAATTCTCATTGCATGTACTTCAGATACTTTCGAGAAACAACTGCTAATGTGAacaggaaattaaaaaaatctagcaCAAATGCACGTAATATTAAAGCCAGCCCCTTTACACATGTTGTTTTCCCGCTCCAAGCATATTTTGTTGAACATGTTAGTGAGTGAGTACACGCCTTAACAACCAAACAATAGTGAAGCACGCCTTACATTTTAACGTCACACAATATATGTAACGATATatgatacatatttacatgaatgTTTAGAGAATAATAATCGTTTAGATTTGTATTTCACATCTTGCTTTTACCCGACTACGGCGTCACTGGTTTTTATtctaccgacttcccaaaaaggagaggTTTTCAAGTTCCAACTGGTATAGTTTTCGCCAAACTTCGCGTGTGTCACTGCGcagaaaacattttaaagtataGAGGTAAATTTGCGAAGTTCGCGTTCACGTGCTCGGAAATTAGCTACAAACCGCCGTCAAGTATGGCGAAAACTGTACGAATTTATGTTGTAGCTCCTATTTTGTCAACTTTTTAACCTAAAGTTGATAAGACAACTCCGTGGGTTACAAAAAGAAAGTAagattacattaattaaatattcagttttatacaaggactatatttttatttatggacgTTATAGAATGCTCGCTCTGTAGTCGGGTATAAGTTAATGATTTTTATATATGGCACCCATTCTATGTGTAACCGCAGAAAGCATGGTTTGGGTCCGTGACGCCAATATACAATCTGGCCCCAGATATATGTATACTGGGCAAACTGTCGCAATTGTTAATGTTTTTCAAATTGTGACATAGGTTAATAGACTACTTACCGGTTATAAATTATATGATTACCATAAATGTTGTTCAACAAGCTCGCTGTTATCATCAAGTTATTTATCCAAGTGATCTATCTTGTTTATATTGTTACGCTTCTTTccttataaataattatcatgTCTCACACGGAAGATTTAGAATACAAAATGCACAGTCTTCGGAacgaatgaattttatttttttataaggaaAGATTGAGAACTACAGAAAACTAGTttcttaaaatttaatttgatattattttaattgacgaTCATTTActaccattattttattgtcgTTAAACGTTTACTGGCCTATTGcgatttattcatttattctcATAATTGAGTGTGGAAGTAGGTACCCCCAGTGTTCCTTTTTCTCTAAAAACAGTCTAAATTACTACTTATTTTAGAAAAGATAGGCACAGAAAAATGTTCAAAAGACTTCCAactgatatttaaataaataaattattaactattaatgtcaattttgttttacatatatttttctgtGGCTTTCTTTTTGACACGAATTAAAGGTGAAGGGGGATGCGTCCTTATGAAACATTTTCGAAAACTTCTACGtagaaatctttaaaaaataatgtaactgACTTAAATTCGCTGTTGTACAGGCGACAAGTGTATTAAAGTGTTACATATTTGTTAtatctgttttaatttttcataaacCCCCTTTTAGAGTCCTTTTTTAAGAGCTCTTGTTTGAAGCTTGGGGGTGTGGCTACGCATGCTGGAGGTGTTGCCAGATCTGAAGTATTATATCACCCTACAATTTTAGCTACAGGTGCACAAGTCTGCGTTCATCTGCGGCAATTATATCTAGGAATAGCTCGTATAGATTCTCACTGATGTCGTtacaattattttcaaagaaaaacagggattgtaattattattttaatgtgtaaCAAAAATTTCACATATCATGCTTAGAGTCGTCAATGTCCtttaatattctatctataTAATGAGCTATTTTCAACATCGGATTCAAGGCCTTGTTGTGGTAACAACAATAGCGTTTTCTCGAGAGTTTAGGAACTCGTTCTTGCCAAATGTCTGGCCATATACTGCTACTTGCGGAAGAAGGGAGGCTGTATTCGTCTCTGGAAGTGTAAAACTTGGCAGCACTGCGCCATGGTTCGCTCGCGTGCCGAGTCCTCGGATAGGTATCGGTCCGACCAATCGAATTCTTACTAAGCGGTTGCCAACAGTTTTCTGAGTATTTTCGATTTGACCGTCTTGTTTTGGACCATGTTTTTGCTTTCTTGCTTGATAATGGCTAAAAAttattgtataaattatattaaagtgtGTACTAATAAGCTGTATTAatcattacttaaatatttttaacctgtAAGATTATTGTTAAAAAGAATAATTACCTTATCACATATTTTCCTGCATTTTCTTGATTGTACTAATTTTTTccgtttaatatttaaattaaaaagcgGGTTGGACACGTCCGAATCGTCAGTAGCAAACTTTATTGGTGAGACGTAAGGCTGCAAAATATtacctaaaattaaaacttctactaattaatataaacgAAGGATGCTTTTTTTCAATTCTGGCAACAAAATACATATCATTAAAGTATATTTGCAGGTGCACAAAGATCACACATACGATCCACAAACTGAAAAAGATAATGAACTGAACCGATTCCCCTTTACTAGCAATTAGAACGATAATTACTCACACATTCTGTTGACGCCCCTTCGCAACACATCACACGCCAGCACCGCCGTCAGGAACTGCGAGCTGTAGTCACAGTAGCAGTTGCCTGCAAACAAACATTGCCAGTGTTAAGTCCAAATCTGCGGCTCAGCTAATCCACATTTAATCGTTTAAACAATCACCATGGTTTAATTGTACAACTTGATATGCGAACGAGACTAGCCGGGACCATATTGCGATtacgttattattatattcctgAACAGTTTTTTCGCTAACCGTATCAGGCTTCGACTCGCATTCATCAACGGTGTTCAAACTTTCGTCTTCAGATATTTTATCGACGTCTTCAATTTTTGCTAAGTTTTCTAAACATATAATATCCTCTTTGACCGAGTCAAGTTGCATATTTATATCTTCTACTATAGAGTTCTGCGAAAGCTCCATGTTCTCTTTTGTTGGTAAAAACTCGTCGTTAAAAGGTTTTAAATTCTCTACTACGCTATTTACGCTCTCAGTATAGCTGCAGTCATCCTTGTGCTCTTCAGTTTTGAAATCGTTTATGCAGCATTTACTAGCCGACAAGCCGTCTTGACTGAAGGAATCTTCAGAAAACTCTGTTCCCGTAATTTGGGTAACACGTTCGTCGTCTTGCAAGACGCAGAAACTCTCGAAGAAGTCGTCGTTACTGGCACTCACTGAACTCCTGGTGCTGTCGCTCCTCTCTTTCTTTAATCTGGACTCGCTATGACAAAGTCCGAATTGATCGTATAGTTTGCGTCTGGCTCGTCTTTCCGACAATTCCTGGCGCAGAATTCTCTCCTGGTAGGAGCGATCTTTCAGTTTCTGCGCGGCATCCAACTGACTTCTTTCGAGAGATTTATATTGCTCGTACAGATACCAAGACCGCACCCGGTGCGACTTCTTATCGATCGTGTCTAGATCTACAAAGGAATAAAATTGTATGAGATCCAAATATGCgtgtataacaataaaaataaaaatgttctgaCTTACCCAGCGAATCCAAAAACTCCATATCACGATTCGAggcaaatattatttgattgtgTTTTGACTAACTGACGCGCTAAATATATGATTTACATAGTTAAAGCaaattttttcttcaattttcaAGAAATTAGGTGTATCGTAAATTGTGTTTTCAATGCTTTTTCTGCCAGGCCAGAAGTTACCAAatcttgtttaattttatatgacaTACCAGCCttatgaaaagtattttaaaaagaTCTGCTGCCAGTACCTACCGTGACGATAAAAGCTCTTTTgtaatttgttaatatttatgttGGCCTATTTGGGGCATAGATATCAAGAATTTTGGCGTAGGTACGTTATAGGATAGTAGATAGATCGGCAATGACTCAGACTTTTCATGTGTTAGTAAATATGTGCTGCTTTCCTCAACTTGAAAATCGGTATTCGTGGTGTTACCTACGGGACCACTACAGGCCTCGTTATTGTAGCCCTCTAGAGTGCCCGAGTTCTGTTTTTTGAACGTACCGTTTTTTGGGGTGCTCGTGCGATGCCATGCGAATGtggcttgatttttttttttttgcaccaCATCCAGCAGTGCGTATATTGAGTTACTGATAGGCATACCGTTATGGGCCTAGTCTAGAACTTCGTTACCTATAGGTAGCGTGGTGATATTAAGAACTCCTTATTGTTTACTAAGTGGAATTTAGCTATTTATTACCTGAATTGCTGAGTACTCTTAAAAGGGTATACAAGTGAGACAATGACTTGTACTTAAAGGAAACTTCCCTTTGTGTAAAGTTATCGCAATGAGGCTATTTAAAAAGAGCACCATCTTCCTGGAAATCGCTTTAAAGGTACACACTATACACTCACAAAGTTCAATAACATCGGGATACTGGTAGCTTagaaacaggggcccgattctcctaagttaataatgtcaaaatcgagtagaaatcgaatcgcaatagcagttttaaccatatcgggcattctgctactaataaaagaccaatcgcattcgattgacatttgattggtgtgcgattggtctgctattttggtgattttggtccataccgtagtttgctgtacaatcattttgcaatcgtaaatcatttgcagacaaaatgattcattattgaatgacagaaaaggataaaaacgtttatttcaaagaaaaaatagcggaatgccacatacgcttcaatcgtaatcgagtcgggatcggatctcagtcgaatcgagtcgaacgtgaatcgtatgacgcttaagtaaaattaggagaatcgcggcccaGGTAGGTGGTAGGTTCCTGGTATTATGAACTTCTTAATGACACGTGCGCTGAGTTCCTACTGTTGAAGTTGATTAGGACCGGACgaaatcgttaaaaaaataaatctctCCCTACACCTTTCATCTTCCTTTCTTTAAACTTTTCAAACCTCGTGTATGAGTATTTTCTCTAGCAGGTGCACgcgcataaaaaaataaaatggaaaataaaacagcaattaaaaaaactaatacGTATATTTTAACTTGAAGACCAAAATATATTAACAACAGACGAAAACAAACGAAACACATATTATTGTCAACGAAAACAAAAAGGAGACAGCtgcaatataattaaaaattttaaaattacattagattagtaacattacaaaaaataacagatAGTTCTCTAGAAAACCATTGAATCTTATTTTCGAACGAAATAAGTACAATGTGTacttgttaataaataattataaagtaaaCATAGGCATACTACCTGAACCGGTCCAATAAGACCGAACATGATTatcttaatttaattacataagtTTTAGATTTAGGTTCTACAGCTAGCTACACTAGTTCTACTTTTTGCCTCTGGGTGTATACTACCCTACCGACACATTCGTTACGCGTCCCCTGACGCCATTGCGACCCATTTTTATAAAACGTGGTCTTAAAAAAGTGCTCTCTGTAGTGCTAAGTTTAAACCATGCATTGTTTTTGACACTAAGTACGATACTTTTTCAAACTACGTTTTATACCTAGGTGGTAAATATGTCCAGCATTTTACGGAGATGAAACCAATGTGTGATATTAGTAAACACACAGAGATATAGTACTAACTACTCATAGAAAAGGTAGATAGCTAATAAACAGAAATAAGTGCAACTAGTAGAAGAAGATGGCGCCACCAGCGGGCTGTCGGCTGTATCCCGGGTTGGTTTGCGACGAATGGACACCAGAGTTCATGAGTTTCACGCTGAATGGAGATCGGTGCTCCTTTATTCCACCCCGCTTCATTGGGTGGCCCTAAAACCGAGAGACAATATTACGACGAATAGTGTAGATGCTATCTCTACATGGAATAAAGAATATCCCGCGTTCAACATTGCAGCCGAAACCTCTTATTTTTAGTCCTTGACTACTAAGGCGATTAAGACAAATGGTCAGTTTGCATAATGGGACAGCAGGGAGTATTCTAAAGTACCAAGTGAATGACGCTTTCTTTTGTAAGATTGAAAATATGAATGTCTACCATCAAGACCATGAGAATATCAAATATTACCAAAGGTATAACGACAGGAGGATGTTTGTCGTAAGTATTCCGAAGTCGCCGCCAAGTGTCACAGCCAATCGTCTCTGGCTGTAGATACAGGTCCTCCTGATCCGGGAACCTTTCTGTTGAGTGATTGTATGTGGTAGCCAACATAAAATCCAGACTATCCTTCGGCAAGCTGAAAGGATTAATGAAGGCCTTTACACCAACAATCTTTTATTTACAACCAGTAACAGATATTTACACTACTATGTCGTGAAGACATgctcaatttttattattattacaatcaAGTTTTCTTATAGCCTATATCttaaatctattatttttaatttgcatGAATCGGTTTCCACGTGTTTTGAAGTCCACATAAAGTTAAGATTCTCCCCTTAAAAGAGCGCTTTCTATCTAATATAATATGTCATCATCTCTAGTTGTcatcaactatgttgggatcggcttccagtctaaccttatgcaactgagtactactgtgtagtaaataaatagtaatgtaTAACAGTACAATGTACATGCAAAATTACATCCAGTGCGAATAAGGTAGTAAGCCACTGAAGATCGTAGGTATACGTGTCAACCCTCAACTGGGAGATTGAGGATAAAAAGATTTATTCAATAAACTTACAAAAATGGATGGTAAAAACTTAGCCGCCTTATACTTGCAAGTGTATGGTGCGAAAAAAGTCTAGATCCAGCTGGGCCAACATGTTTATCTTGGGTAGAAAGCAGTACGTCTTTGGTAAGTACACCCTCTTTCCTCAAATCAGGCAGTAGACCTTTATTTCTAATTTGTTTTATCCCAGACATTTTCTTGGTAAACTTGATTTGTGGTTAACTGTACACGGGTTGGAAAAATGTAGAAATTATCGGAATCAAATTTTTTGAAGCTAATTTAATACTAGACAATAGATTTCTTGACATAGTTAATAACACCATAGcaaccaataaataaacaattcagcAAATTATAAGAAGTAATTTCTAAACTTATTATCCAATTTCCTATAAATTTCGTTAATATgttatttaaagtaattttaaataaataaaatgaaaacgttCGACAGCTAAACTATTTCTCTAGCTttaatttcttcaaaaaaaatcatgtttatatttttttaattgacaacACTGAAATACACTTCCGCttgtattgaaaaaaatctttccaTCCGGCACGAACGGCAGCCATATTTTATTGTACGCTTGCACGCCGCGGTCGCCAGAGAAATTTGGTGCCGCCATTTTAGCTTCTTGTTAGTTGTTGTGACCAAATAGTGAAACTTGTAAATTATTGAATACAGTGCAGTAAAATATAAACCAAGATGAGTTACGGAAGGCCGCCGCCGCGTATAGACGGCATGGTGTCGTTGAAAGTGGACAATCTTACTTACCGTACAACGCCTGAAGATCTGCGTCGTGTGTTCGAAAGATGTGGTGAAGTTGGTGATATTTACATACCCAGGGATCGCTACACTAGAGAAAGCAGAGGATTTGCTTTCGTCAGGTAATTACTTTACTAAATCGTCCTTATGACGTCATAAGCCGTTACCGGTAAAATACCACCTGCCCGAAGCTCTGCCCTTACCTACTTTTTTCCGCTCCAACCATACAAATGTAAAGTACACATTTTATGGATGATGCAATAGAAGCAAGTTGTATTCAATCAGCATCTGACACTATCATTATCTCTATTCAAGGTTCTACGACCGCCGCGACGCGGAGGAAGCCCTGGACTCTCTGGATGGACGCATGCTAGATGGCAGGGAGCTCCGTGTACAGATGGCTCGTTATGGGCGGCCATCGTCACCATACAGAAGCCGTTACGACCGTCGTCGCAGGTAATATAGAAACATTAATTTTCAAGTCACAATGCCTTCCGCAGCACTAGCTGACCACTAGTATTTGCTTTCAATTTCTTTACTTTCTAGTTATGTTTACTAAACTTTCACTGATATTTACAGTACATGACTTGTACAGTGTGCTACAAATTTTATCTAAATTGGGTGTATTGATGCACAAATATCCAaactgttataaaatatatatattcccACAGTATAATATCTGAACTGACCACAATTCtactaacatttttaattatgtttcttAATCTATATTCATTCTTATTCTAATTTTTGTTATGTTGTGGTCAGCTAGTTAAATTAATATGCTGTTTATGTTGTTCAGCTCGCACAGACGGAGGTGGTACATGTCGCAATTGTGTAACTCCAACGTCTCCAGCTGTGTTTATCGCATTGGGAGGGGTGCTTGAAACTTTGGCCGAGGATATATTCATATGTTTTGTGTGATGGTTATTCTTTTAGCAACTCGCGTTCACGGTCTCGTTCACGTCGTCGATCCAGGTCTCGTTCCCGTTCCCGAAGGCGATCGCGCTCGTACAGCCGTAGCCGCTCTCGCTCTCGCAGTCGTTCCGACTCGAAGAGCTCGCGAGGGCGGTCTCGCAGCCGCTCCCGCTCACGATCTCGCTCCAGGCATTGAACTGCTGAGTAAGTTGACAAActatctatttttaaaactttctgTACAAAATTTATAGCCATCTCAATAGTTTAGCATTCACTATGCTTACTTGACAATTTTAACTACATCTTTATATCCTGGAttaaaattagtttaaattccaatatttttttggagatgataataaaacaaacattttgtatCCCAACAGGTAGAGAGTACCAGCTGTGAGCTGAAGTGCTGTACTACATGTCTCTCTGAGCAGCCTTCAGCCAAGGTACTAAACTCATCAGTAACTCATAAGCCATCCACAGACCTAACTATGATCAACATAGTGGCAAAACATGCAacgtaacaaattatattttaagttccCTTAACTTTAACATAGGCTAACTGCAT
Coding sequences:
- the LOC124632990 gene encoding uncharacterized protein LOC124632990, with the translated sequence MEFLDSLDLDTIDKKSHRVRSWYLYEQYKSLERSQLDAAQKLKDRSYQERILRQELSERRARRKLYDQFGLCHSESRLKKERSDSTRSSVSASNDDFFESFCVLQDDERVTQITGTEFSEDSFSQDGLSASKCCINDFKTEEHKDDCSYTESVNSVVENLKPFNDEFLPTKENMELSQNSIVEDINMQLDSVKEDIICLENLAKIEDVDKISEDESLNTVDECESKPDTVSEKTVQEYNNNVIAIWSRLVSFAYQVVQLNHGNCYCDYSSQFLTAVLACDVLRRGVNRMCNILQPYVSPIKFATDDSDVSNPLFNLNIKRKKLVQSRKCRKICDKPLSSKKAKTWSKTRRSNRKYSENCWQPLSKNSIGRTDTYPRTRHASEPWRSAAKFYTSRDEYSLPSSASSSIWPDIWQERVPKLSRKRYCCYHNKALNPMLKIAHYIDRILKDIDDSKHDM
- the LOC124633043 gene encoding serine/arginine-rich splicing factor 2 isoform X1 gives rise to the protein MSYGRPPPRIDGMVSLKVDNLTYRTTPEDLRRVFERCGEVGDIYIPRDRYTRESRGFAFVRFYDRRDAEEALDSLDGRMLDGRELRVQMARYGRPSSPYRSRYDRRRSNSRSRSRSRRRSRSRSRSRRRSRSYSRSRSRSRSRSDSKSSRGRSRSRSRSRSRSRH
- the LOC124633043 gene encoding serine/arginine-rich splicing factor 2 isoform X2, which produces MSYGRPPPRIDGMVSLKVDNLTYRTTPEDLRRVFERCGEVGDIYIPRDRYTRESRGFAFVRFYDRRDAEEALDSLDGRMLDGRELRVQMARYGRPSSPYRSRYDRRRRSRSRSRRRSRSYSRSRSRSRSRSDSKSSRGRSRSRSRSRSRSRH
- the LOC124633044 gene encoding protein CFAP276; this encodes MSGIKQIRNKGLLPDLRKEGVLTKDVLLSTQDKHVGPAGSRLFSHHTLASIRRLSFYHPFFLPKDSLDFMLATTYNHSTERFPDQEDLYLQPETIGCDTWRRLRNTYDKHPPVVIPLGHPMKRGGIKEHRSPFSVKLMNSGVHSSQTNPGYSRQPAGGAIFFY